Proteins from a single region of Streptomyces spinoverrucosus:
- the ftsY gene encoding signal recognition particle-docking protein FtsY, translating into MEIVILAVVIAVVVLGAIGGLVIGSRRKKPLPPPPPTTPDITAPPAEPHVGDEAETPREEPRRTIEEVDLPDGSAPVAVEEPPVVELPPTEIEIPEPTAGRLIRLRARLSRSQNALGKGLLSLLSREHLDEETWEEIEDTLLTADVGVQPTQELVERLRERVKVLGTRTPEELRGLLRDELLTLVGTDFDRTVKTEPENTKPGIVMVVGVNGTGKTTTTGKLARVLVADGRTVVLGAADTFRAAAADQLQTWGERVGAYTVRGPEGGDPASVAFDAVKEGKEMGSDVVLIDTAGRLHTKTGLMDELGKVKRVVEKHAPLDEVLLVLDATTGQNGLVQARVFAEVVDITGIVLTKLDGTAKGGIVVAVQRELGVPVKLVGLGEGADDLAPFEPEAFVDALIGE; encoded by the coding sequence ATGGAAATCGTCATCCTTGCTGTAGTCATCGCCGTGGTCGTGCTCGGCGCGATCGGCGGGCTCGTCATCGGCAGCCGGCGGAAGAAGCCGCTGCCCCCGCCGCCGCCCACGACGCCCGACATCACCGCCCCTCCGGCCGAGCCGCACGTCGGCGACGAGGCCGAGACGCCGCGGGAGGAACCGCGTCGCACGATCGAGGAGGTGGACCTCCCCGACGGCTCGGCCCCGGTCGCCGTCGAGGAGCCGCCCGTCGTCGAGCTCCCGCCGACCGAGATCGAGATCCCGGAGCCCACCGCGGGGCGGCTCATCCGCCTCCGCGCCCGTCTGTCCCGCTCCCAGAACGCCCTCGGCAAGGGGCTGCTCTCGCTGCTCTCGCGCGAGCACCTCGACGAGGAGACCTGGGAGGAGATCGAGGACACCCTGCTCACCGCCGACGTCGGTGTGCAGCCCACCCAGGAGCTGGTCGAACGACTGCGCGAGCGCGTGAAGGTGCTCGGCACCCGCACTCCCGAGGAGCTGCGCGGCCTGCTCCGCGACGAACTGCTCACGCTGGTCGGCACCGACTTCGACCGCACCGTGAAGACCGAGCCCGAGAACACCAAGCCCGGCATCGTCATGGTCGTCGGCGTCAACGGCACCGGCAAGACCACCACCACCGGCAAGCTCGCCCGGGTGCTGGTGGCCGACGGCCGCACCGTCGTGCTCGGCGCCGCCGACACCTTCCGGGCCGCCGCCGCCGACCAGCTCCAGACCTGGGGCGAGCGCGTCGGCGCGTACACCGTGCGCGGGCCGGAGGGCGGCGACCCCGCCTCCGTCGCCTTCGACGCCGTCAAGGAGGGCAAGGAGATGGGCTCCGACGTGGTGCTCATCGACACTGCCGGACGGCTGCACACCAAGACCGGCCTCATGGACGAGCTCGGCAAGGTCAAGCGCGTCGTCGAGAAGCACGCCCCGCTGGACGAGGTGCTGCTCGTCCTCGACGCCACCACCGGTCAGAACGGCCTCGTCCAGGCCCGCGTCTTCGCGGAGGTCGTCGACATCACCGGCATCGTCCTCACCAAGCTGGACGGCACCGCCAAGGGCGGCATCGTGGTCGCCGTGCAGCGCGAACTCGGCGTCCCGGTCAAGCTGGTCGGGCTCGGCGAGGGCGCGGACGATCTGGCACCGTTCGAGCCGGAGGCGTTCGTGGATGCGCTTATCGGAGAGTGA
- a CDS encoding LLM class flavin-dependent oxidoreductase, which produces MPVSVVRFNLVEPGATPASLHARYKAALEMAAYAEDRGIATVQTEEHHGVPNNWLPSPFAFAGAVLGATRRIAVTVSAVIGPLHDPLRLAEDIAVLDLLSGGRLVTVAGIGYRPEEYALFGVDWARRGRLQDEVLETVLKAWTGEEFEYRGRSVRVTPRPYSDPHPLLLVGGSSRAAARRAARLGLPFFPSAHLPELEAYYKERLVEYGTEGWTMMPAAETPLLHLAEDPDRTWAEYGGHFLHEARTYASWQSADIRSAVRSAATTVDELRTEGVYRVLTPDECVAQGLDHLVLHPLVGGMPLEEGWRSLHLFCENVLPRLSG; this is translated from the coding sequence ATGCCCGTCTCGGTCGTCCGTTTCAATCTCGTCGAACCCGGCGCCACCCCCGCCTCCCTCCACGCCCGCTACAAGGCGGCCCTGGAGATGGCCGCCTACGCCGAGGACCGGGGAATCGCGACCGTGCAGACGGAGGAGCATCACGGCGTGCCGAACAACTGGCTGCCGTCGCCGTTCGCGTTCGCCGGAGCGGTGCTCGGGGCCACCCGACGCATCGCGGTCACCGTGTCGGCGGTCATCGGTCCCCTGCACGACCCGCTGCGCCTCGCCGAGGACATCGCCGTCCTGGATCTGCTGAGCGGCGGCCGGCTGGTGACCGTCGCAGGCATCGGGTACCGGCCCGAGGAGTACGCGCTGTTCGGCGTGGACTGGGCGCGGCGCGGGCGGTTGCAGGACGAGGTGCTGGAGACGGTGCTGAAGGCGTGGACCGGGGAGGAGTTCGAGTACCGGGGGCGGTCGGTGCGGGTCACGCCGCGCCCGTACTCCGACCCGCACCCCCTCCTCCTGGTCGGCGGCTCCTCCAGGGCCGCCGCCCGCCGGGCCGCCCGCCTCGGCCTGCCCTTCTTCCCCAGCGCGCACCTGCCCGAGCTGGAGGCGTACTACAAGGAGCGCCTGGTCGAGTACGGCACCGAGGGCTGGACCATGATGCCGGCCGCCGAGACGCCGCTGCTGCACCTGGCCGAGGACCCGGACCGGACGTGGGCGGAGTACGGCGGGCACTTCCTGCACGAGGCGCGCACGTACGCCTCCTGGCAGTCGGCGGACATCCGCTCGGCCGTGCGGTCGGCGGCCACGACCGTGGACGAGCTGCGTACCGAGGGCGTCTACCGGGTGCTCACGCCGGACGAGTGCGTGGCGCAGGGGCTCGACCACCTCGTCCTGCATCCGCTGGTGGGCGGGATGCCGCTGGAGGAGGGCTGGCGCAGCCTGCATCTGTTCTGCGAAAACGTGTTGCCCCGGCTCAGTGGCTGA
- a CDS encoding sugar porter family MFS transporter yields the protein MTSTAQAPKSGARSAQPEHLGHVIFIAAAAAMGGFLFGYDSSVINGAVEAIRDRYDIGSAALAQVIAVALIGCAIGAATAGRIADRIGRIRCMQIAAVLFTVSAVGSALPFSLYDLAFWRVVGGFAIGMASVIGPAYIAEVAPPAYRGRLGSFQQAAIVVGIAISQLVNWGILNAADGDQRGELMGLEAWQLMLGVMVVPAVLYGLLSFAIPESPRYLLSVGKRDRAREILSEVEGRDIDLDARVAEIEHAMTSEHKSTFKDLLGGSFFFKPIVWIGIGLSVFQQFVGINVAFYYSSTLWQSVGVDPSDSFFYSFTTSIINIVGTVIAMIFVDRIGRRPLAIIGSVGMVIGLALEAWAFSFDLVGGKLPETQGWVALIAAHVFVLFFALSWGVVVWVMLGEMFPNRIRAAALGVAAAAQWIANWAITASFPSLADWNLSVTYVIYTVFAALSIPFVLKFVKETKGKSLEEMG from the coding sequence GTGACCAGCACAGCGCAGGCACCCAAGTCAGGAGCCAGGTCGGCTCAGCCCGAGCATCTCGGGCACGTCATCTTCATCGCGGCGGCGGCCGCGATGGGCGGCTTCCTGTTCGGCTACGACAGCTCCGTGATCAACGGCGCCGTCGAGGCCATCCGGGACCGTTACGACATCGGCTCCGCGGCGCTGGCGCAGGTCATCGCCGTCGCGCTGATCGGGTGCGCCATCGGCGCCGCGACGGCGGGCCGGATAGCCGACCGCATCGGCCGCATCCGGTGCATGCAGATCGCCGCGGTGCTGTTCACCGTGAGCGCCGTCGGCTCGGCGCTGCCCTTCTCGCTGTACGACCTCGCCTTCTGGCGCGTCGTCGGTGGCTTCGCCATCGGCATGGCCTCCGTGATCGGCCCGGCCTACATCGCCGAGGTCGCCCCGCCCGCGTACCGCGGCCGCCTCGGCTCCTTCCAGCAGGCCGCGATCGTGGTCGGCATCGCCATCTCGCAGCTGGTCAACTGGGGCATCCTGAACGCCGCCGACGGCGACCAGCGCGGTGAGCTGATGGGCCTGGAGGCCTGGCAGCTGATGCTGGGCGTCATGGTCGTCCCGGCCGTCCTGTACGGGCTGCTGTCCTTCGCCATCCCCGAGTCCCCGCGCTACCTGCTCTCCGTCGGCAAGCGCGACCGCGCCCGCGAGATCCTCTCCGAGGTCGAGGGCCGGGACATCGATCTCGACGCCCGTGTCGCCGAGATCGAGCACGCCATGACGAGCGAGCACAAGTCCACGTTCAAGGACCTGCTTGGCGGCAGCTTCTTCTTCAAGCCGATCGTGTGGATCGGTATCGGCCTGTCGGTCTTCCAGCAGTTCGTCGGCATCAACGTCGCGTTCTACTACTCCTCGACGCTGTGGCAGTCGGTCGGCGTGGACCCGTCGGACTCGTTCTTCTACTCGTTCACCACGTCGATCATCAACATCGTCGGCACCGTCATCGCGATGATCTTCGTCGACCGCATCGGCCGCCGACCGCTCGCGATCATCGGCTCGGTCGGCATGGTGATCGGCCTCGCGCTGGAGGCCTGGGCGTTCTCCTTCGACCTCGTCGGCGGCAAGCTCCCGGAGACCCAGGGCTGGGTCGCCCTGATCGCCGCCCACGTCTTCGTCCTCTTCTTCGCCCTGTCGTGGGGTGTGGTCGTCTGGGTCATGCTCGGCGAGATGTTCCCGAACCGGATCCGCGCCGCCGCCCTGGGTGTGGCCGCCGCCGCGCAGTGGATCGCCAACTGGGCCATCACCGCGAGCTTCCCGTCGCTGGCCGACTGGAACCTCTCCGTGACCTACGTGATCTACACCGTCTTCGCCGCGCTCTCCATCCCGTTCGTCCTGAAGTTCGTGAAGGAGACGAAGGGCAAGTCGCTGGAGGAGATGGGCTGA
- the smc gene encoding chromosome segregation protein SMC, which translates to MHLKALTLRGFKSFASATTLRFEPGITCVVGPNGSGKSNVVDALSWVMGEQGAKSLRGGKMEDVIFAGTTGRPPLGRAEVSLTIDNSDGALPIEYAEVTITRIMFRNGGSEYQINGDTCRLLDIQELLSDSGIGREMHVIVGQGQLDSVLHADPMGRRAFIEEAAGVLKHRKRKEKALRKLDAMQANLARVQDLTDELRRQLKPLGRQAAVARRAAVIQADLRDARLRLLADDLVRLREALKAEVADEAALKERKEAAEQELRRALQREALLEDEVRRLTPRLQRAQQTWYELSQLAERVRGTISLAEARVKSATSAPPEERRGRDPEDMEREAHRIREQEAELEAALEAAQRALDDTVAHRAELERELAHEERRLKDAARAIADRREGLARLNGQVGAARSRAASAQAEIDRLAAARDEAQQRAVAAQEEYEALKAEVDGLDAGDAELAERHETARQQLAEAESALAAAREAATTAERKRAATQARHDALAMGLRRKDGTGILLGARDRLTGILGPAAELLSVTPGYEVPLAAAFGAAADAIAVTTPASAAEAIRLLRKQDGGRAALLLSGAPAATPSRGAGNCATSHNEPADAPRPSPAPPAAHFVQGPPDLMPAVHRLLRDIVVVDTLENAEDLVYAHPHLTAVTAEGDLLGAHFAHGGSAGAPSLLEVQASVDEAAAELEELAVRCEDLTEAQHVAAERRKEAAALVEELGERRRAADREKSSVAQQLGRFAGQARAAAGEAERSVAAAARAQEALDKALMDVEELAERLAVAEEMPIEEEPDTSVRDRLAADGANARQTEMEARLQVRTHEERVKGLAGRADSLDRAARAERDARARAEQRRARLRHEAAVAEAVASGARQLLAHVEVSLARAERERTSAEAAKALREQELAAARTEGRDLKAELDKLTDSVHRGEVLGAEKRLRIEQLETKALEELGVEPAGLIAEYGPHQLVPPSPPAEGEELPEDPEHPRNQPKPFVRAEQEKRLKSAERAYQQLGKVNPLALEEFAALEERHKFLSEQLEDLKKTRADLLQVVKEVDQRVEQVFTEAYWDTAREFEGVFSRLFPGGEGRLVLTDPDNMLTTGVDVEARPPGKKVKRLSLLSGGERSLTAVALLVSIFKARPSPFYVMDEVEAALDDTNLQRLIRIMQELQEASQLIVITHQKRTMEVADALYGVSMQGDGVSKVISQRLR; encoded by the coding sequence GTGCACCTCAAGGCCCTGACCCTCCGCGGGTTCAAGTCGTTCGCCTCGGCGACCACGCTCCGGTTCGAGCCGGGCATCACGTGTGTCGTCGGACCGAACGGCTCGGGCAAGTCCAACGTCGTGGACGCGCTCAGCTGGGTCATGGGCGAACAGGGCGCCAAGTCGTTGCGCGGCGGCAAGATGGAGGACGTCATCTTCGCCGGCACCACCGGCCGCCCCCCGCTGGGCCGCGCCGAGGTGTCACTGACCATCGACAACTCCGACGGGGCACTGCCCATCGAGTACGCCGAGGTCACCATCACGCGGATCATGTTCCGCAACGGCGGCAGCGAGTACCAGATCAACGGCGACACCTGCCGCCTGCTCGACATCCAGGAGCTGCTCTCCGACTCCGGCATCGGCCGGGAGATGCACGTCATCGTCGGCCAGGGCCAGCTCGACTCCGTACTGCACGCCGACCCCATGGGCCGCCGGGCCTTCATCGAGGAGGCGGCGGGCGTCCTGAAGCACCGCAAGCGCAAGGAGAAGGCGCTGCGGAAGCTGGACGCGATGCAGGCCAACCTCGCGCGCGTGCAGGACCTCACGGACGAACTGCGTCGGCAGCTGAAGCCCCTGGGTCGCCAGGCCGCGGTCGCGCGCAGGGCCGCTGTCATCCAGGCCGACCTGCGCGACGCCCGCCTCCGCCTGCTGGCCGACGATCTCGTACGACTCCGTGAGGCACTGAAGGCCGAGGTCGCCGACGAGGCCGCGCTGAAGGAACGCAAGGAGGCCGCCGAGCAGGAGCTGCGCAGGGCCCTGCAGCGGGAGGCGCTGCTGGAGGACGAGGTCCGTCGGCTCACCCCGCGCCTCCAACGCGCGCAGCAGACCTGGTACGAGCTGTCCCAGCTCGCCGAACGGGTGCGCGGCACGATCTCGCTGGCCGAGGCGCGGGTGAAGAGCGCGACCTCCGCCCCTCCCGAGGAACGGCGCGGCCGCGACCCCGAGGACATGGAGCGCGAGGCCCACCGCATCCGTGAGCAGGAGGCCGAGTTGGAGGCCGCCCTGGAAGCGGCCCAGCGTGCCCTCGACGACACGGTCGCCCACCGCGCCGAACTGGAGCGCGAGCTGGCGCACGAGGAACGCCGTCTGAAGGACGCGGCCCGCGCCATCGCCGACCGCCGCGAGGGGCTGGCCCGGCTGAACGGCCAGGTCGGCGCGGCCCGTTCACGCGCGGCCTCCGCCCAGGCCGAGATCGACCGGCTCGCCGCCGCCCGCGACGAGGCACAGCAGCGCGCGGTCGCCGCGCAGGAGGAGTACGAGGCACTCAAGGCCGAGGTCGACGGCCTCGACGCCGGCGACGCCGAACTCGCCGAGCGGCACGAGACGGCCAGACAACAGCTGGCCGAGGCAGAGTCCGCCCTCGCCGCGGCCCGCGAGGCAGCCACGACGGCGGAACGCAAGCGCGCCGCGACCCAGGCCCGCCACGACGCCCTGGCCATGGGCCTGCGCCGAAAGGACGGGACCGGAATACTCCTGGGGGCACGGGACCGACTCACCGGAATCCTGGGCCCGGCGGCGGAACTGCTGTCGGTGACCCCCGGATACGAGGTACCGCTGGCTGCGGCCTTCGGCGCGGCGGCGGACGCGATCGCGGTGACGACACCAGCCTCGGCGGCAGAGGCCATCCGGCTACTGCGCAAGCAGGACGGCGGCAGGGCGGCCCTGCTGCTGTCGGGGGCGCCGGCGGCAACGCCCTCAAGGGGCGCGGGGAACTGCGCGACCAGCCACAACGAACCCGCAGACGCCCCACGGCCTTCCCCGGCACCCCCCGCCGCGCACTTCGTCCAAGGCCCCCCCGACCTCATGCCCGCCGTACACCGCCTCCTACGCGACATCGTCGTCGTCGACACCCTGGAGAACGCCGAAGACCTCGTCTACGCCCACCCGCACCTCACCGCCGTCACCGCCGAAGGCGACCTCCTCGGCGCCCACTTCGCGCACGGCGGCTCCGCCGGGGCGCCCAGCCTGCTGGAGGTCCAGGCGTCGGTGGACGAGGCCGCCGCCGAGCTGGAGGAGCTGGCCGTACGGTGCGAGGACCTGACCGAGGCGCAGCACGTCGCGGCCGAGCGACGCAAGGAGGCCGCCGCGCTCGTCGAGGAACTGGGGGAGCGGCGGCGGGCCGCCGACCGGGAGAAGTCGTCCGTGGCGCAGCAGCTCGGGCGCTTCGCGGGACAGGCCCGGGCCGCCGCCGGCGAGGCCGAGCGCAGCGTCGCCGCGGCCGCGCGGGCGCAGGAGGCACTCGACAAGGCGCTGATGGACGTCGAGGAACTCGCCGAACGGCTCGCCGTCGCCGAGGAGATGCCGATCGAGGAGGAGCCCGACACCTCCGTACGCGACCGGCTCGCCGCCGACGGTGCGAACGCGCGCCAGACGGAGATGGAGGCCCGCCTCCAGGTCCGTACGCACGAGGAACGCGTCAAGGGACTCGCCGGACGCGCCGACTCCCTCGACCGCGCCGCCCGAGCGGAGCGCGACGCACGCGCGCGTGCCGAGCAACGGCGGGCGCGCCTCAGACACGAGGCGGCCGTCGCCGAAGCCGTCGCCTCCGGTGCCCGCCAGCTGCTGGCGCACGTCGAGGTCTCCCTCGCCCGCGCCGAACGGGAGCGCACATCCGCCGAGGCCGCCAAGGCACTGCGCGAGCAGGAACTCGCCGCCGCCCGCACCGAGGGCCGTGACCTCAAGGCCGAGCTCGACAAGCTCACCGACTCGGTGCACCGCGGTGAGGTGCTCGGAGCCGAGAAGCGGCTGCGGATCGAGCAGTTGGAGACCAAGGCGCTGGAGGAGCTGGGCGTCGAACCGGCGGGGCTGATCGCGGAGTACGGCCCGCATCAGCTCGTACCGCCCTCTCCACCCGCCGAGGGCGAGGAGCTGCCGGAGGATCCCGAGCACCCCCGCAACCAGCCGAAACCCTTCGTGCGGGCCGAGCAGGAGAAGCGGCTGAAGTCGGCCGAGCGGGCCTACCAGCAGCTCGGCAAGGTGAACCCGCTGGCCCTGGAGGAGTTCGCGGCGCTGGAAGAACGGCACAAGTTCCTCAGCGAGCAGCTGGAGGACCTGAAGAAGACCCGCGCCGATCTGCTCCAGGTCGTCAAGGAGGTCGACCAGCGGGTCGAGCAGGTGTTCACCGAGGCCTACTGGGACACGGCCCGGGAGTTCGAGGGCGTCTTCAGCCGGCTGTTCCCGGGCGGCGAGGGGCGGCTGGTGCTGACCGACCCCGACAACATGCTCACCACCGGCGTCGACGTCGAGGCCCGGCCACCGGGCAAGAAGGTCAAGCGGCTCAGTCTGCTCTCCGGTGGCGAGCGCTCGCTGACCGCCGTCGCTCTGCTCGTGTCGATCTTCAAGGCCCGGCCCAGTCCGTTCTACGTCATGGACGAGGTCGAGGCCGCGCTCGACGACACCAACCTGCAGCGGCTGATCCGGATCATGCAGGAGCTGCAGGAGGCCTCGCAGCTCATCGTCATCACGCACCAGAAGCGGACCATGGAGGTCGCCGACGCGCTGTACGGCGTCTCCATGCAGGGCGACGGTGTGTCGAAGGTCATCAGCCAGCGGCTGCGCTGA